GTGAAGTAGATTGAAAGCTGGAGTCGCCTCAGTATATGTTGTATCACGGTCAGCCTCCGTTCATTTCAACCTTTCGAATTCCTCTACGAAATAGCGTCATCGCAATCCCGCTCGCAATCAGCATCCATAGCAATTGTGCAAGAAGGTAGTGCTCGAACAATCCCAAATCAAATTGGACGAGCAAGCGCGACGCACTGTAGTACATTGCGGGAAACGGCATCCACTCCGCAACGCTGCGGAGCGGACCAGGAAAAAGCGCCAGAGGCAGGATCAGCCCGCCGAAGATGAGTTGTCCCTTGAAGTAGATCCATTGGAAGGCAGATGTATCCTCTGTCCACATCGCGAGTATCCCGATCGCGAAGGAAAAGAAGAAATCGAGAATGTAACTCATCGCCAAAAGCAAGCTCCCTGCCAGCGCCGATTCTATCGTGAGGTGCAGCGGACCCACGAATATCAGGCTTGCGATCATCGCGGCCCCGAGGTTCACCAGGAGATTTGGCAGAACGCGGCCGACATACGACCAGAAGTGAAACGCCTGATATGAATAGGGCCGATTAATCGAATACGCTAACGTCCCCGACTTCACATCCGCCTCGACCAGCGCAGCCACAACGGGCCAGCCCGATTGCCGAAATGCTTGCGTGAAGACGAGCATCCAGACCACACCCGCGACATCGATTCCATTGATCGTTGTTGCATGTGCTGTGCGGTACGTCACCGTGTACAGCGTTGTGAAGATCCAGATCCGAACAATCACGACAAGCGCACGGCCCGCCAAATTGGACAAATGGTGAAACCTCTCGGTGACATTTATTTTCGCGACCGAGAGGTATTTTGCAGTACGCATACGGTTACGAAATTAGAGGTGGCGTCGCGACGTGATTCTCCATCCACCCGTGCGTGGGTGATGGATGATCCTGATACATCCGGCGAATGATTTCTTCCATCGGCGGCTCGAAGATATTGACGTCCTTAAGCGTAAAATTCTCGACGGTATATGCCAGAAGCCGTTCGATAGGTTCGGAGCTTACTCCGGCGCCAGCAGGAAGTTCGATCGTGATCGAGTGTTTGCTGCGTTGGGTGACGGCGCCTTCGCGGAAATCGAACGCAGAGGCGTCCTCATCAAGGTGCAGCTCGATGGTCTTCGTCGAAATAAATTGTGCGCGAAAGCTTGCGGTCGGACCGTCGAACATAAGCCGCCCGTGATTGACCACCATCGTCCGCTCTGCGAGCGATTCGACATCTCCTGCATCGTGCGATGTCAGGAAAATCGTCACACCCTCTTGTTCGTTGAGATCGCGAATGACCTCGCGGATGCCGAGTTTGGCCACGACATCGAGTCCAATGGTCGGTTCATCCAGGAATAGAATCGATGGACGGTGCAGCAACGAGGCTACGATTTCGCAACGCATCCGCTCGCCGAGCGAAAGCTTGCGCACCGGAGTCTCGAGCATCGCGCCAATATCGAAGGCGGCCACGAGATAATCCAGCCGCTCGCGATACGCCGCGCGCGGCAACTCGTAAATGCGCGAGAACAATTCGTACGTATCGATCGCCGGAAGATGATACCAAAGCTGCGACTTTTGGCCGAACACTGTGCCGATCGAGTGGGCCAGTTGCTTGCGCTCGCGAGAGGGGTCGAGCCCAGCGCAACGGATACTTCCACTCGTCGGCAGCAGGATGCCAGTGAGCATTTTGATCGTGGTCGATTTTCCGGCACCGTTCGGACCTATGAAGGCGATTCGCTCCCCGGTCTGGCACTCGAAGTTCATCCCGCCCATCATGGCAGATCCTACCGCTTCTATTTCACGGAATTCCGGGTGCACG
The window above is part of the Bacteroidota bacterium genome. Proteins encoded here:
- a CDS encoding ATP-binding cassette domain-containing protein produces the protein MKVENPIIEVCELRKIFRAKQKQAGLRGSLRSLVHPEFREIEAVGSAMMGGMNFECQTGERIAFIGPNGAGKSTTIKMLTGILLPTSGSIRCAGLDPSRERKQLAHSIGTVFGQKSQLWYHLPAIDTYELFSRIYELPRAAYRERLDYLVAAFDIGAMLETPVRKLSLGERMRCEIVASLLHRPSILFLDEPTIGLDVVAKLGIREVIRDLNEQEGVTIFLTSHDAGDVESLAERTMVVNHGRLMFDGPTASFRAQFISTKTIELHLDEDASAFDFREGAVTQRSKHSITIELPAGAGVSSEPIERLLAYTVENFTLKDVNIFEPPMEEIIRRMYQDHPSPTHGWMENHVATPPLIS